The Megalobrama amblycephala isolate DHTTF-2021 linkage group LG13, ASM1881202v1, whole genome shotgun sequence genome contains a region encoding:
- the si:dkey-199f5.8 gene encoding beta-1,4-galactosyltransferase 3: MYTLQSKWRYLIMFLGVQLVVMALLSREGYQKRVSYFFRIFRKPDSTMGHSVGGRNHTDVYANLSLLGPPVNKEDMPYCPKQSPLIGGPIHVTFPSRLKLAEVERKNPLVVRGGRYRPPNCEARHRTAVIIPHRNREHHLKFLLYYLHPFLQRQQLSYGIYVIHQAGNYTFNRAKLMNVGFREAMREEDWDCLFFHDVDLIPEDDRNTYVCDAHPKHAAIAMDKFGYKLPYKMYFGGVSALTPDQYLKMNGFPNNYWGWGGEDDDIGVRVSLGGMLISRPSLKVGRYKMIKHKHDKGNEENPKRFNMLAKTRHTWKNDGMNTVEYEIVSRDYQPLYTNITVNIGTEAGLHPTKKKRHKS; the protein is encoded by the exons ATGTACACGCTGCAGTCCAAATGGCGTTACCTGATCATGTTCTTGGGCGTCCAGTTAGTGGTCATGGCTCTTCTCTCCAGAGAAGGCTACCAGAAAAGAGTGTCATATTTTTTCCGGATTTTCCGTAAGCCTGATTCTACGATGGGACATTCAGTCGGTGGACGCAACCACACGGATGTGTATGCCAACCTCTCCCTTTTAGGTCCTCCTGTTAATAAAGAGGACATGCCCTACTGCCCCAAGCAGTCACCTCTGATTG GTGGACCAATTCATGTCACTTTCCCCTCTCGGCTTAAGCTTGCCGAGGTTGAGAGGAAGAATCCGCTTGTTGTCCGTGGGGGGCGCTACAGGCCACCAAACTGTGAGGCACGCCATCGCACTGCAGTAATCATTCCCCACAGAAATAGGGAGCACCACCTCAAGTTCCTCCTCTACTATCTGCATCCCTTCCTACAGCGACAGCAGCTCAGCTATGGCATCTATGTCATTCACCAG GCTGGTAATTACACCTTTAACCGAGCAAAGCTGATGAACGTGGGATTTCGTGAGGCCATGAGGGAGGAGGATTGGGACTGCCTCTTCTTTCATGACGTGGACCTTATTCCCGAAGATGACCGTAACACCTACGTCTGCGATGCTCACCCCAAACACGCCGCCATTGCCATGGACAAATTTGGCTACAA ACTGCCTTATAAGATGTATTTTGGAGGAGTGTCAGCTCTGACCCCTGATCAGTACCTCAAGATGAATGGTTTTCCAAACAATTACTGGGGCTGGGGTGGTGAGGACGATGACATCGGTGTCAG GGTCTCACTTGGAGGAATGCTGATCAGTCGTCCGTCTCTAAAAGTGGGTCGATATAAAATGATCAAACACAAGCATGACAAAGGCAATGAAGAGAATCCAAAAAG GTTTAACATGTTGGCTAAGACCCGGCACACGTGGAAAAATGACGGTATGAATACGGTGGAATATGAGATCGTGTCCCGGGATTATCAACCGCTTTACACCAACATTACGGTCAACATCGGCACCGAGGCAGGGCTGCACCCGACCAAAAAAAAGAGGCACAAGTCCTAG
- the mtdhb gene encoding protein LYRIC isoform X1, with the protein MAPGWQEIASQHVEQITGYVRETLSTGLVYLKSELGIDLGLNPDLCAPWLLLLTAWVGLVFMLILWVSVCRGFSKRLSGTEKGDTVENTGPAQPVKKADEPKRRNRKKNAEKKAQRNGLAVEPQEDAKVLDGQEPPEGKTDKAKKNKKKPKPPAKEKKSSVSVDGKEPDEGNWETKVSNREKRQQRRKDKPPGDGSGSPVATAALTAFSTMEQVQTTPEEPETTITTTAVSTPPVQREVEVDPPEIEASFVRDNVVPQVTPCWEEVLAVNGSGWSDLGLQLPPQMASVQAESWTRVTVPTERQTSEPSTWPQDMEGSWTIVDGSHIPVSFSGLTAVPDLSWSAQPPIPVDDEWSGINSTSTDPSCDWNAPSEEWGNYVEQQPMSTLPLEPPVPEVAQESDNEKDKDEAGAPGSGKAKKKKKKKKKVEDAGPSAQAQVKAERDTSVATPAQNMTENVSAATAGPPPAPVQMQQRTSGPELTDKSTPVPTQKKKTDDSLESPKPPVKKKKARRET; encoded by the exons ATGGCACCGGGCTGGCAAGAGATCGCTTCACAGCATGTGGAGCAGATAACGGGATATGTCAGAGAAACCCTGTCGACCGGCCTCGTCTATCTGAAGTCAGAGCTGGGAATAGACTTGGGATTGAATCCTGATCTCTGCGCTCCATGGCTGCTCCTTTTAACGGCCTGGGTCGGTCTAGTTTTCATGCTAATTTTATGGGTCTCGGTCTGTCGTGGTTTCTCAAAAAGACTTTCAGGGACAGAGAAAGGAGACACCGTTGAAAACACCGGTCCAGCGCAACCGGTGAAGAAGGCAGATGAGCCCAAGAGAAGGAACAGAAAGAAGAATGCTGAGAAG AAGGCCCAGAGGAATGGACTTGCTGTTGAACCACAGGAAGATGCCAAAGTATTGGACGGTCAAGAACCACCAGAAGGAAAGACTGACAAG GCAAAGAAGAATAAGAAAAAGCCAAAGCCTCCTGCAAAAGAGAAGAAATCCTCTGTATCTGTTGATGGCAAAGAACCTGATGAAG GTAATTGGGAAACCAAAGTCAGTAACCGTGAGAAACGACAACAGCGGCGGAAGGACAAGCCTCCAGGTGATGGGTCAGGCAGCCCAGTAGCAACAGCAGCTTTGACTGCCTTTAGTACCATGGAGCAGGTCCAAACCACCCCAGAAGAACCAGAAACCACCATCACCACCACCGCTGTTTCTACACCTCCAGTCCAAAGAGAAGTGGAGG TTGACCCACCTGAAATTGAAGCAAGTTTTGTACGAGACAATGTCGTTCCTCAAG TGACACCATGTTGGGAGGAAGTGCTGGCTGTTAATGGTTCTGGCTGGAGTGATCTGGGCCTGCAGCTTCCTCCTCAGATGGCCAGTGTTCAGGCAGAGAGCTGGACCAGAGTGACTGTCCCTACTGAGCGTCAGACTAGTGAACCCTCTACCTGGCCCCAAGATATGGAAG GCTCCTGGACCATTGTGGATGGATCTCATATTCCAGTTTCATTCAGTGGATTGACTGCTG TCCCTGACCTGAGTTGGAGTGCTCAGCCTCCTATACCAGTGGATGACGAGTGGTCTGGAATAA ACAGCACATCTACAGATCCATCATGTGATTGGAATGCTCCATCAGAGGAGTGGGGGAACTATGTTGAGCAACAGCCCATGAGCACACTGCCGCTGGAGCCGCCAGTCCCGGAAGTGGCACAG GAGTCCGATAACGAGAAAGATAAAGACGAAGCAGGCGCCCCTGGTAGCGGTAAAgctaagaagaagaaaaagaagaagaagaaggtaGAGGATGCTGGACCTTCTGCTCAG GCGCAGGTGAAGGCAGAGAGAGACACGAGTGTTGCGACACCGGCACAGAACATGACGGAAAATGTCTCAGCTGCCACAGCAGGG CCACCGCCAGCTCCAGTACAGATGCAACAGAGAACAAGTGGACCCGAGCTGACTGACAAATCTACTCCTGTACCAACACAAA aaa AAAAAACGGATGACAGCTTGGAGTCCCCGAAACCACCAGTCAAAAAGAAGAAGGCTAGAAGAGAGACATGA
- the mtdhb gene encoding protein LYRIC isoform X2, translated as MAPGWQEIASQHVEQITGYVRETLSTGLVYLKSELGIDLGLNPDLCAPWLLLLTAWVGLVFMLILWVSVCRGFSKRLSGTEKGDTVENTGPAQPVKKADEPKRRNRKKNAEKKAQRNGLAVEPQEDAKVLDGQEPPEGKTDKAKKNKKKPKPPAKEKKSSVSVDGKEPDEGNWETKVSNREKRQQRRKDKPPGDGSGSPVATAALTAFSTMEQVQTTPEEPETTITTTAVSTPPVQREVEVDPPEIEASFVRDNVVPQVTPCWEEVLAVNGSGWSDLGLQLPPQMASVQAESWTRVTVPTERQTSEPSTWPQDMEGSWTIVDGSHIPVSFSGLTAVPDLSWSAQPPIPVDDEWSGINSTSTDPSCDWNAPSEEWGNYVEQQPMSTLPLEPPVPEVAQESDNEKDKDEAGAPGSGKAKKKKKKKKKVEDAGPSAQAQVKAERDTSVATPAQNMTENVSAATAGPPPAPVQMQQRTSGPELTDKSTPVPTQKKTDDSLESPKPPVKKKKARRET; from the exons ATGGCACCGGGCTGGCAAGAGATCGCTTCACAGCATGTGGAGCAGATAACGGGATATGTCAGAGAAACCCTGTCGACCGGCCTCGTCTATCTGAAGTCAGAGCTGGGAATAGACTTGGGATTGAATCCTGATCTCTGCGCTCCATGGCTGCTCCTTTTAACGGCCTGGGTCGGTCTAGTTTTCATGCTAATTTTATGGGTCTCGGTCTGTCGTGGTTTCTCAAAAAGACTTTCAGGGACAGAGAAAGGAGACACCGTTGAAAACACCGGTCCAGCGCAACCGGTGAAGAAGGCAGATGAGCCCAAGAGAAGGAACAGAAAGAAGAATGCTGAGAAG AAGGCCCAGAGGAATGGACTTGCTGTTGAACCACAGGAAGATGCCAAAGTATTGGACGGTCAAGAACCACCAGAAGGAAAGACTGACAAG GCAAAGAAGAATAAGAAAAAGCCAAAGCCTCCTGCAAAAGAGAAGAAATCCTCTGTATCTGTTGATGGCAAAGAACCTGATGAAG GTAATTGGGAAACCAAAGTCAGTAACCGTGAGAAACGACAACAGCGGCGGAAGGACAAGCCTCCAGGTGATGGGTCAGGCAGCCCAGTAGCAACAGCAGCTTTGACTGCCTTTAGTACCATGGAGCAGGTCCAAACCACCCCAGAAGAACCAGAAACCACCATCACCACCACCGCTGTTTCTACACCTCCAGTCCAAAGAGAAGTGGAGG TTGACCCACCTGAAATTGAAGCAAGTTTTGTACGAGACAATGTCGTTCCTCAAG TGACACCATGTTGGGAGGAAGTGCTGGCTGTTAATGGTTCTGGCTGGAGTGATCTGGGCCTGCAGCTTCCTCCTCAGATGGCCAGTGTTCAGGCAGAGAGCTGGACCAGAGTGACTGTCCCTACTGAGCGTCAGACTAGTGAACCCTCTACCTGGCCCCAAGATATGGAAG GCTCCTGGACCATTGTGGATGGATCTCATATTCCAGTTTCATTCAGTGGATTGACTGCTG TCCCTGACCTGAGTTGGAGTGCTCAGCCTCCTATACCAGTGGATGACGAGTGGTCTGGAATAA ACAGCACATCTACAGATCCATCATGTGATTGGAATGCTCCATCAGAGGAGTGGGGGAACTATGTTGAGCAACAGCCCATGAGCACACTGCCGCTGGAGCCGCCAGTCCCGGAAGTGGCACAG GAGTCCGATAACGAGAAAGATAAAGACGAAGCAGGCGCCCCTGGTAGCGGTAAAgctaagaagaagaaaaagaagaagaagaaggtaGAGGATGCTGGACCTTCTGCTCAG GCGCAGGTGAAGGCAGAGAGAGACACGAGTGTTGCGACACCGGCACAGAACATGACGGAAAATGTCTCAGCTGCCACAGCAGGG CCACCGCCAGCTCCAGTACAGATGCAACAGAGAACAAGTGGACCCGAGCTGACTGACAAATCTACTCCTGTACCAACACAAA AAAAAACGGATGACAGCTTGGAGTCCCCGAAACCACCAGTCAAAAAGAAGAAGGCTAGAAGAGAGACATGA